GCGCAAGTTGGTGCTGGCCAGCGGCCTGTCGAACAAGGCGCTGGGCGAGCAGGTCGGCCTGGCGGTGCCGGTGCGGCCGCAGCGCGGCCAGATCGTGGTGCTGGAGCGCACCCGCCGCCTGCTGGAAACGCCGCTTTCCACGTTGCGCCAGACCGATGAGGGCACCTGGCTGATCGGCGATTCGCAGGAAGAGGCCGGCTATGTGGACAACCAGGTAGGCCTGCCGATCCTGGGCACGCTGGCCGACCGCGCCGTGCGCACGCTGCCCGCCTTGCGCGAGGTGCGGGTGGTGCGCAGCTGGGCCGCGCTGCGGGTGATGTCCAAGGACGGTTTTCCCATCTATCAACAATCCGAGACGTGCCCCGGCGCTTTCGTCGCCACCTGCCACAGCGGCGTTACCCTGGCCGCCGCGCACGCGCTCAAACTGGCGCCCATGATCGCCGCCGGCCAATTGGCCGACGACATGGCGCCATTCTCGACCCGGAGGTTTCATGTTCAAGAGGCTTGACGAAGCGCAGCGCCAGGCGCAAGGCGCGCCGGTGCGGGTGACGGTCAATGGCGCCGAGTTGCAATGCCGCGCCGGCGACAGCGTGGCCGCGGCATTGTTCGCCGGCGGCATGCAGGCCTGTCGAGATACCGCGGTGGGCGAGGTGCCGCGCGGGCCCTATTGCATGATGGGCGTGTGCTACGACTGCCTGGTCACCATCGATGGCCAGGCCAACCAGCAGGGCTGCATGACGGCCGTGCGCGAAGGCATGAAGATCGAGCGCCAGCTGGGCGCGCGCAAGGTGCGGGCATGATCGAGACGACGCAATGCGATTTGCTGGTGGTGGGCGCCGGTCCCGCCGGGCTGGCCGCGGCCACGACGGCCGCGCGGCTGGGCGTGGACACGGTATTGCTGGATGAACAGCCCGCGCCGGGTGGGCAGATCTACCGCGCCATCACCACCACGCCGGTCACCGACCGCGCCGTGCTGGGCCGGGACTACTGGCACGGCGCCTCGCTGGTCGAGCCCTTCAGGCAGTCGGGCGCGCACTATGTGCCGGGCGCGACCGTGTGGGCGGTGGCCGAGCGTACCGCGCCCGAGCCGGCGCTCGGCTTCGAGGTGGCATATTCGGTGGCGGGCGAGGCGCGCATCGTGCATGCGCGGCGCCTGCTGCTGGCCACCGGCGCGCAGGAACGTCCCTTCCCGATTCCGGGCTGGACGTTGCCGGGCGTCATCACCGCCGGCGCGGCGCAGATCCTGT
Above is a genomic segment from Bordetella genomosp. 11 containing:
- a CDS encoding (2Fe-2S)-binding protein, which gives rise to MFKRLDEAQRQAQGAPVRVTVNGAELQCRAGDSVAAALFAGGMQACRDTAVGEVPRGPYCMMGVCYDCLVTIDGQANQQGCMTAVREGMKIERQLGARKVRA